accctcccccccgcccttgctcccctacccacccacttctacttcatggccctggcattcccctgtactggggcatatatagttttcttcccaatgaaggctgaataggccctcttctgctacatatgcagctagagacacgagctctggggttactggttggttcatattgttgttccacctatagggttgcagacccttttagctccttgggtactttctctagctcctccattggcctgtgttccaaccaatagctgactgtgagcatctgcttctgtgtttgccaggcactggcatagcttcacaagagactgcaatatcaggatccccactctgctattaaaaacaatgaatttatgaaattcttgggcaaatggatgtatatggaggatatcatcctttttttttttttNANatgtatttatttattatatgtaagtacactgtagctatcttcagacactccagaagagggagtcagatctcgttaaggatggttgtgagccaccatgtggttgctgggatttgaactctgcacctttggaagagcagtcgggtgctcttacccgctgagccatctcaccagccccggaggatatcatccttagtgaggaaacccaatcacaaaagaagtcactagatatacactcactgataagtggatattagtccagaaactgaatacccaagatacaatttgcaaaacacaagaaaatcaagaagaaggaagaccaacgtgtggatacttcattcctccttagaatagggtacaaaatacccatgaaaggagttacagagacaaagtttggagctaagatgaaaggatggactatccagagactaccccatccagagatccatcccatcatcagtcaccaaacccagacactattgcatatgccagcaagatgttttttggtttttcaagacagggtttcactgtgtagcgctggctgtcctggaactcactctgtagaccaggctggcctcgaactcagaaatccacctgcctctgcctcccaagtgctgggattaaaggcgtgcgccaccacgcccggcccgtaatttttttaacttagaaaTGTTTTCATGGTTTTTGTGTCTGGTTATGAATgtgcagacatgcaggcaggtatccaaggaggccagaaaagtgtGTTGAATCTCCTGGGGCTAGAGCTACAGGCAGTGGTAAGCCATCCAACAAGGGTAGCAGGAACTGAACTCCggaagaacaagtgttcttacccacaAAGTTATCTGTAGACAAGTCAGTTCTAAGAAATCATACATTTCCCTTTTACCCTTGTCTCAAGTAAAACCAGTATCTACAATTTAGTATGAATGATGGTGAATACCCAGTTAAAAAGAATAGTCTAAAacaccaaaatttaaaaagagaatagaaaTGTATTGTTGTATACACTAGTGACAGGTAGAAAATGACATTGGTCACAGTCACCCTGGTGGCTCTTGTAGAGCATGGGGTTTGGTTCCTCGCTCCCACATCACAGCTCTAACTCCAAGACCAGGGGATCTGAagctttcttctggtctctacaggtaccaggcatgtacatgtgcatatacaggCAAGAAAAATACCCACAAACAAAATAGTATAGTACAAATTGTCTCCCCGCTGTGTATGTAGGTGGAGTCTTGCTTACCCTTCCTACTACTAGATTTCTTGATTCAATGGGACCAAGGAAGAGTAAGCATGGAATCCacctacatataatatatatatatgattccaACATCAAACAAAACGCTGAGGTTAGGAACTTTCCTAGTTCCAAGCATTTCAGACCTATGGTTACCAACTAGTGAAAAATCAGGTCTTTCTCTTGAATAAAGAAGactagagggctggtgagatggctcagtgggtaagagcacccgactgctcttccgaaggtccggagttcaaatcccagcaaccacatggtggctcataatcatccataacaagatctgacgccctcttctggagtgtctgagacagctacagtgtacttacatataataaataaataaataaatctttaaaaaaaaaaaaaaaaaagaagaagaagactagAAACCCAATGGGCTGGGGGAGGCAGCCTCATATATGTGAGACACAGCACAATAATAAGTcacttttagaaagaaagagtaaataGAAGCCAGAGAGCTCTTCCAAATGataaaccacaaacaaacaacaacaaaagaaaacaacaagcaGCAGACTGCTTCTATGGGTCTCCCTGGATGTGGGTCAACTATAACAATGGACCAACTAGGATGCTTTCTACAACGACTTCATAAGCATCACTTAGCCTCAACTCCCCTTCTCAGCAAAGGTTCAGGAGAGTCCATGTGTAAGGGCTATAAAGGATTTCTCAAGTGTTAGCAAAGCTAGAGTTAACcgactgggaatgtagctcagttgtcaGAGTGTGTTCCAGCATGCCCAAAGCTCCGAGTTTCATCCCTAGCACCACTGAAACTAGATGTGGTAGTATGCCTGTAAGTCTAGAACTTGGCGAAAGGCAGGACCCCAGAAGCTAAAGGCCATCcagtctgtggccagcctgggctatacaaggCCCtctctcaataaacaaacaaacactgaatGACTGATATGAGGCATAGTCTCACCCAatagccctggctgggctggaactaAGTATAtagagctcaggctggccttgaatttcagGTGAtcctcttctttctgcctctccagtgctgtggttacaggtgtGACATATCAATTCCAGCCTAAACAATGACTTAGTGATGGcttctgtttcattttagttTAAAGGCACTAAAAAATGCACCTGTTACATTTTTTGTAAAGAGgtctgtttttgtatttttttttttaaaaaaaaatcaaaacaaaattacataaGAAAGAACGTATGTGATTCTCTTTATGGAACTGAGTCCAGGCTCCCTTCACCACCAGGCACCATAATCCACCGCAAGGTAAGTTATAAATGGGAAATCTATCAGGATAACAAAACTAAAATAGTTTTGGAAGGGTGTAAGAATTCCCACCTCCTCCAGTCAAGTTCAGATCAAGTAGTGTTCCAACCCAGCCTGCCTCTTACATGATGTAAAAACCTTGAGTCTGCAGCAGCCACACCATAAAATACAAGGATAGTTTCCTGTCTTATAGTCAGCTCCTCCTACTGCCACTGCTGACAGCTTTGAAACGTTTACCTGCAAGTGTTTAGACCAGAAAGATGATATGGTCAGCTTTCTTAATTCTGCTTATATGTAACattttaggtctttttttttttaactatcagAATGGGCATAAAAACTTAAAGTCTAACTTAATAATGTTGACAAACTAAAGTGGCATTCTTAGATTTTTCAACTTGTAGTATCAGTCATCTCAATGAATGAGAAAATATGCATAAGGTCAGTATTACAATGAAGGAAACATCTGTTTCAATTTCATCTTTTATTATAAATAGGTTGACAACCTCAACATGATAGCAAATTCTCTTTTAAGAAATAGTCAGCcatcgctgggcatggtggcacacacctttaatcccagcactcgggaggcagaggcaggcggatttctgagttcgaggccagcttggtctacaaagtgagttccaggacagccagggctatacagagaaaccctgtcttgaaaaaccaaaaaaaaaaaaaaaaaaaaaaaaaaaaaaagattcttttttgGACAAGGTCCCACTGTGCACCTGACtgatctggaattcactatacagactaggctgcccttaaactcatagagatgcccctgcctcagcctcctcagtgctgggattaaaagcatgtgtcactaTGCTCTGCTCTAACCCTGGGTAAGTTTTGAGCCCAATTCTTTGAAGGGTTCTGAAAGTAGAAGCAGTTAAGACTGGATTTAACAAAGATCAACCCTTGCAATAGAATGctataatttctaaaatgttcCTAACATTAATAGATGTGAAATATTTTGAGAGATCTCTGGCCTCAAAAATACCTACTATACTCTAATAGGACCAGAAGGTTTCTCTGTGACAGTAGTATATTGTTTAGCAATCAATCTAAAAATGGTCTTGCACAGGGTCAGTCATCCTTATGTCCCGGTCTGCAAGAAATTCCGCAAGGACAGAGCAGTGAAGTGAGGCAGCAATAGTCAGCAGGCATTCTCTCAGGAAGTGGGACCACCTCATTAGAATCTATCGCAGGGCTTTGGAATAAACATTACAACCTGCCATGCAAACCATGTCTACTCAAAACAGTTCAAGCAACTCTCCCAGGAGACTCACCACTACATCTCCCTCCTGAGGAAGGCTGTTTGCCGGCAGCCTGTTTTTCTCTTCGTTGTTGTGGTACAGGGCTCCGTCATTTCTCATCACCAGGCTATGCATGTCTCGGCCAAGAGGAATCTGGTTCAAGTTAACTTTCTGAGTTGCAACACCTATACCCCAGATTCCTGAAAATACAACAGTTTAAATACATCATAAATCTAAAGAACAcaaatataaaagatttattttaaaagagaatattaactgtttttctccttcctccctccctccctccctccctccctccctccctccctttcccagtCAAGTCTCTGGCAAGcttagaccagattggccttgaactcagagatctgcctgcttgggtcccctcagtgctgggattaaaggtttatacCAATGTTGcttgcttttgggtttttttNNNNNNNNNNNNNNNNNNNNNNNNNNNNNNNNNNNNNNNNNNNNNNNNNNNNNNNNNNNNNNNNNNNNNNNNNNNNNNNNNNNNNNNNNNNNNNNNNNNNNNNNNNNNNNNNNNNNNNNNNNNNNNNNNNNNNNNNNNNNNNNNNNNNNNNNNNNNNNNNNNNNNNNNNNNNNNNNNNNNNNNNNNNNNNNNNNNNNNNNNNNNNNNNNNNNNNNNNNNNNNNNNNNNNNNNNNNNNNNNNNNNNNNNNNNNNNNNNNNNNNNNNNNNNNNNNNNNNNNNNNNNNNNNNNNNNNNNNNNNNNNNNNNNNNNNNNNNNNNNNNNNNNNNNNNNNNNNNNNNNNNNNNNNNNNNNNNNNNNNNNNNNNNNNNNNNNNNNNNNNNNNNNNNNNNNNNNNNNNNNNNNNNNNNNNNNNNNNNNNNNNNNNNNNNNNNNNNNNNNNNNNNNNNNNNNNNNNNNNNNNNNNNNNNNNNNNNNNNNNNNNNNNNNNNNNNNNNNNNNNNNNNNNNNNNNNNNNNNNNNNNNNNNNNNNNNNNNNNNNNNNNNNNNNNNNNNNNNNNNNNNNNNNNNNNNNNNNNNNNNNNNNNNNNNNNNNNNNNNNNNNNNNNNNNNNNNNNNNNNNNNNNNNNNNNNNNNNNNNNNNNNNNNNNNNNNNNNNNNNNNNNNNNNNNNNNNNNNNNNNNNNNNNNNNNNNNNNNNNNNNNNNNNNNNNNNNNNNNNNNNNNNNNNNNNNNNNNNNNNNNNNNNNNNNNNNNNcagcaggtgctcttaaccactgagccatctctccaacccctaaaaTCAACTTTTTCAAAAGTAGGTTGCAGGGCcagtcagatggctcagcagagaaaaGTGACAaccctgaaaacctgagtttgaacctcaGAACTCAAGTCAAAGTAGAAAGAGGACCGAGCTACTAAGTATATAAAGTTGACACCCTCACCAGAATCTtctacacatacaataataacttgtatacaatacacatacaataataagTTCTTGAAGTAAGCTGCAAAGTATACAACGTTTTCCATAAATAAACTGGGAGGTAAGAGCTGTATCTCTGGGGCTTAAATAATCACAGTTTTATTATCTTGGACAAAGTACTTAACTTCTCCTTTCCCTCATGTGTTGTGTCTAATAGTACTTATAAGgtatggtttgaatgagaatggccccaataGGCTgatgcatttgaatgcttggtctgcAATCGGTGGACTGTGTAGGATTAGGAAAGCTGGcctgtgaccttgttggaggaggtatgtcactaaGAGTgtgctctgaggtttcaaaagcccacactgatctctatctctctccttctccctctcccctctttacTTCCTTCCTGTGAATAAGATGTAAGCTTTCAggtactgctccagcaccatgcctgcctgcctgccatgactgcctgcctgcctgcctgcctggcaccatgctcccctccatgatgatcacactctgaaactgtaaggaagcccccaattaaataccTGCTTTTaaagtgtctcttcacagcaacagaacaataaCTAAGACACAACATAAGGAAAAGCTATGAGACTCCGGAACACAGCACTTAGGACTTGGGACAGGTTAAGGATGTTTGTATCTGAATGAGTAAAGCACACACTAGTATTCAAAAGCCACTGGCTATTACCAttacttttttctcttaagtttcattggtttggttttagggttttttggtttttttgggtttttttttttttgttgttgttgttttttttagcACTATAGGGCTAGGTATGTGAGTACAGCCTGGTGGTAGTCTTGGCCTTGGGCTCAATTCACAGCAAaactctatctatccatctatctatctatctatctatctatctatctatctatccatccatctatctatctatccatctatccatccatccatccatctatctatccattcatccatccatccatccatctatctatctatccatctatccatctacctatctatccatccatctatctatctatctatctatccatccatccatctatctatctatccatctatccatctatctatctatctatctatctatctatctatctatctaNNNNNNNNNNNNNNNNNNNNNNNNNNNNNNNNNNNNNNNNNNNNNNNNNNNNNNNNNNNNNNNNNNNNNNNNNNNNNNNNNNNNNNNNNNNNNNNNNNNNNNNNNNNNNNNNNNNNNNNNNNNNNNNNNNNNNNNNNNNNNNNNNNNNNNNNNNNNNNNNNNNNNNNNNNNNNNNNNNNNNNNNNNNNNNNNNNNNNNNNNNNNNNNNNNNNNNNNNNNNNNNNNNNNNNNNNNNNNNNNNNNNNNNNNNNNNNNNNNNNNNNNNNNNNNNNNNNNNNNNNNNNNNNNNNNNNNNNNNNNNNNNNNNNNNNNNNNNNNNNNNNNNNNNNNNNNNNNNNNNNNNNNNNNNNNNNNNNNNNNNNNNNNNNNNNNNNNNNNNNNNNNNNNNNNNNNNNNNNNNNNNNNNNNNNNNNNNNNNNNNNNNNNNNNNNNNNNNNNNNNNNNNNNNNNNNNNNNNNNNNNNNNNNNNNNNNNNNNNNNNNNNNNNNNNNNNNNNNNNNNNNNNNNNNNNNNNNNNNNNNNNNNNNNNNNNNNNNNNNNNNNNNNNNNNNNNNNNNNNNNNNNNNNNNNNNNNNNNNNNNNNNNNNNNNNNNNNNNNNNNNNNNNNNNNNNNNNNNNNNNNNNNNNNNNNNNNNNNNNNNNNNNNNNNNNNNNNNNNNNNNNNNNNNNNNNNNNNNNNNNNNNNNNNNNNNNNNNNNNNNNNNNNNNNNNNNNNNNNNNNNNNNNNNNNNNNNNNNNNNNNNNNNNNNNNNNNNNNNNNNNNNNNNNNNNNNNNNNNNNNNNNNNNNNNNNNNNNNNNNNNNNNNNNNNNNNNNNNNNNNNNNNNNNNNNNNNNNNNNNNNNNNNNNNNNNNNNNNNNNNNNNNNNNNNNNNNNNNNNNNNNNNNNNNNNNNNNNNNNNNNNNNNNNNNNNNNNNNNNNNNNNNNNNNNNNNNNNNNNNNNNNNNNNNNNNNNNNNNNNNNNNNNNNNNNNNNNNNNNNNNNNNNNNNNNNNNNNNNNNNNNNNNNNNNNNNNNNNNNNNNNNNNNNNNNNNNNNNNNNNNNNNNNNNNNNNNNNNNNNNNNNNNNNNNNNNNNNNNNNNNNNNNNNNNNNNNNNNNNNNNNNNNNNNNNNNNNNNNNNNNNNNNNNNNNNNNNNNNNNNNNNNNNNNNNNNNNNNNNNNNNNNNNNNNNNNNNNNNNNNNNNNNNNNNNNNNNNNNNNNNNNNNNNNNNNNNNNNNNNNNNNNNNNNNNNNNNNNNNNNNNNNNNNNNNNNNNNNNNNNNNNNNNNNNNNNNNNNNNNNNNNNNNNNNNNNNNNNNNNNNNNNNNNNNNNNNNNNNNNNNNNNNNNNNNNNNNNNNNNNNNNNNNNNNNNNNNNNNNNNNNNNNNNNNNNNNNNNNNNNNNNNNNNNNNNNNNNNNNNNNNNNNNNNNNNNNNNNNNNNNNNNNNNNNNNNNNNNNNNNNNNNNNNNNNNNNNNNNNNNNNNNNNNNNNNNNNNNNNNNNNNNNNNNNNNNNNNNNNNNNNNNNNNNNNNNNNNNNNNNNNNNNNNNNNNNNNatccatctatctatctatccatccatccatccatccatccatccatccatctatctatctatccatccatccatccatccatctatccatctatctatccatctatctatctatccatctatctatctatccatccatccatccatctatctatctatctatctatctatctatctatctatctatctatctaatctcaGCTCTATTATACTTACGATAATATGAACAATAATTCAAAGGTTGAACATGAGtaagatataaaataatcttCTTAGTGCTGGGGATCTAAATCCAGCACCTCTCACATGCCCAGTAAGTGCTCTCACCACATTATATCTCTAGAAGCAGGCATTCTCTTGCCcagacaaataaaatatccagagtCTTAGACCTTTTCTTAAGTTGCTACCTTTCCAGTTTTTATTAAAATCAGAAGAAATACACatgaaatataaatggaaaaaagtCTGAATTTCCATGTTGCTAATACTTTTTCAGAATTGACTGATTCCATCAGAAAGTTGTATGAACGTTTGGACTTAATCATCTTGATATCTGAAATACTTTGACCTTATAGTTTGTCTCCCCAAAGAGAAAACTCTGAGAATGATCGCGGGTGACAATACTAACTTCATAACATCTGCAGATAGGGTTCTGCAGTCACCTTACTCCTAAAGAACTGTGGACAACTACCTCTAACTTCCAGTACAGAATTTACACTCCAACACCTCATCTGTCCTAGGAATGGCACTATAAACAGTGTCCCTCACAGTAAAATCCACAACTCGTTCTTTATTAGCTTTAAGGCTCAAATTTTTGCTTCTTTAAAGAAGCAAGTATATTGGGGAGACAACACTAACTGGGACAGTCTACAGCCAGTGAAGTAACTTACAACAGCACAGTGGAAAGACTTGGATTATGCCATTCACCTAAGAAAACCAGTATAAACTACTATAGGGAACCAGCTCCAGAAGTACTGTATTGTCCAAAGAGTGGGATTCTCTTTACTATAGTCTTTTTATAGTTACATCATTGATGAAGATTTTACCAAAGCTctctttatgacttttttttttttttttttttggttttttgagacagggtttctctgtatagccctggctgtcctggaactcactttgtagactcagaaattcacctgtctctgcctcctgagtgctgggattaaaggcgtgcaccaccatgcccagcttctttatgacttttattaaaaacaaaccaaaccccacATATCTGACCATATATAATACAGCTACAAGTTTTGATCCTAATAGTAATACAGATTTGCCATATAATTCAAGAAACTCCctaaaattgcaaaagaaaagtCTTATCATTTGGATGTGAAGTGTCCTTCCAAAGAGCCACATGGATGGATCCCCGCTGATGGATTTAATCACGCAGAGTGACTGCACCATGAGGGTTCTGCTTTCACCAGGGGTTAGTCCCGTGTGCAGACTTGGTATGATGGCATTATTAGAAGGCAGTATAAAAATAGGACTTGGGGCTTGTTGGGAGGAAGGAAGTTACTGGGGGCATGCCTTTGCAGAGTATATCTTGTCCCCAGGCTCTTCTGTGTCAttactctctgtttcctggctcttGTGACCTGGGGAACTTTGCAATACCAGTGTCCTCCCAAGATTTCATGCCTCACCATGGCTGAGAAACCACAGAACCACTCACCATCTCATTGTGTACTACACTCTATGTGtatagaactcaggaggcaggccaGGTGGTCTTAAGCTTACAGAGCTCTGCCaccctctgactcccaagtactgACATTACTTTGTTACAGCAGCTAGCATAGGCACGCACCTCAGATTTCTTCCAGGATTCTGTATCTGATGACTGCTTCAGAAAACAAACCAGGGTATCTTGGTAAAGGAGTTAaggggaagagctggagagatgactcagaggttaagagcactgactgttcttccagaggtcctgagttcaattcccagcaaccacatggtggctcacaaccatctgtaaaggggtCCGATGcaatcttctggtgtgtctgaaaacagctacagtgtactaatatatgtaaaataaataaataaatcttttttaaaaaattcaaaaagagtTAAGGGGGAAGCTCAACTCAAAAGATTATTCTTTATCCTAACATAAAATATAGCAAGAGTCAACATGCGTTACAGGCTAACATTAGCTCTAGAACTTTAAATGATGCTAGTGTATTGTCTTAAAACACTGTCCTACGGCAGACAGTGCAGCTCCTAAAATTCCTATTCCATAGAAGAGAATATGAAACCTAATTTAGCAAACTGCTCGATTTAACTTGGATCACCACAGTGGAAGACTGGGACCTGTATACAGAGTTTGGGACTTTTCTTAACCAGCTCCTAAAATTTTTTCACATTCAAAATTAttgttaatattcaaaataactgACATTTAATAGTTAAGTACAATTATACTAACCAGTAGACTGGATTTTGAACTCAAAGTAGCTTTTGTTCTGATGTAAGGGTGCACTGGCTAAACAACCTCCGGTGCCACAGATTCTTCTTCCGTTTTTCACGATGACAACATCTGTTCCTAAACAAAACACAATACCACAATCACAGTTAATCTGTGTACTAGCTGTGCATGTGTAAcagatggggtgggagggagagcgAGTCCACAGGTGGGGTTAACAGAGGTCAGTATCAGCTGTCTTCCCCCATAGCCTCCCACCTCATGTTCTGAgctggaacctggagctcactgactgctTAGAccggctggccagtgagcctcttAGATCTCCTTGTTTTGTCTTATCAGTGCCTCAGCTATAGAAATGTATtatcatgcccagctttttgtGGGTACTAGGGGACCCAAACATGGGTcatcacacagcaagcactttatccactaagccagtGCCCCGGGCACATTCACTAATTCAGTCAACAACAACTGTAACAACAAACCAGGAACATTATTAGTCCTTTCATATTTAGGGAATATtgatagattattttaaatactttattttccattttttaaagagTGCTTGTACATACTATTCATTTGtacataatatttatttgtaacaAGTCTTTTTCAATTAAGTTGTTTCAAATAAACTAAACTCTGTTGagtatttaaattatttgccAGGGGGTCAGTGAAATGGTTTATCTTTCAACAAGCCTAATGACCATCTGAATTTGAGCTGACTCCCAGAAGTTTTTCCCTGACTTGACATGCAAGCCATAGCACATGTGTGTCCCCATAATTGCATATAACATAaacaaagtatattaaaaaattataagataGGAGACtaactcatttaatttttaaccAATAAACAGATTAAATAATCTAACAATTTTCATTTAATACAAGccataaaaactttaaaaacttagtATACTGGTACAATTTTCAATTCCAACCAAATGACTTAAGACAATctattagctgggcgtggtggcacatgcctttaatcccagcactcgggaggcaaaggcaggcggatttctgagttcgaggccagcctggtctacagagtgagttccaggacagccagNNNNNNNNNNNNNNNNNNNNNNNNNNNNNNNNNNNNNNNNNNNNNNNNNNNNNNNNNNNNNNNNNNNNNNNNNNNNNNNNNNNNNNNaaaaaaaaaaaaaaaaaaaaaagacaaatctaTTAAAAGACAGCTGAGCATCTACTAAGTAGAGCCATTACCAACAGTGTTGCACTTACTACAGCTCACACTGGAGTGGTCAGGTAAGAGCACAGGAGTGAGAACCTCAATGATGGGAAGGAACAGCTTCATGTTGAAATGAATGACACTAGTCACACGCAAACATGTAAGCAAGTTTGTTAGTCATGAGCCTGCGTCTCTCTGTATTGCCTGTTCTAGTCTCAAACTTTTGATTTTTCCTCCTCACTCTCGTGAATGGGATTCCAGATATGTGCCACAATGCCCCACTATCAATAAGATCTTGACATCATTAACCACActttattttcatagaaaagtTTAGTTTCATCTCAAACAACttcaggctatacagagaaaccctatctcgaaaacaaacaaacaaacaaacaaaaccccaaaacttcAGATTCAACAGCAAGAAAAATACTGCTTTTGAAATGTGAACCTATTAGtactttgtttctgattttgggGTAGGAAATAAAGTACATCAGAGATCACGAATAGAGCATAATTCTTACATGTAAGAAAAATCTTTTAACAC
The sequence above is drawn from the Mus pahari chromosome 8, PAHARI_EIJ_v1.1, whole genome shotgun sequence genome and encodes:
- the Spryd7 gene encoding SPRY domain-containing protein 7 isoform X2; the encoded protein is MAASAWCCLRCCRDGGTGHIPLKEMPAVQLDTQHMGTDVVIVKNGRRICGTGGCLASAPLHQNKSYFEFKIQSTGIWGIGVATQKVNLNQIPLGRDMHSLVMRNDGALYHNNEEKNRLPANSLPQEGDVVLTTVQFWIASSVNFIILLHLVLKKYYSSSRSSE